Proteins found in one Larimichthys crocea isolate SSNF chromosome I, L_crocea_2.0, whole genome shotgun sequence genomic segment:
- the mtnr1al gene encoding melatonin receptor type 1A-like: MLNGPTFRDRDPMRLVDPRHLPQLMSLEDHEPTMVEGTLVPRNSTPAGEEGTPGQQHQSFPWVVTLLAGVLITTIVVDVIGNLLVIVSVFRNRKLRKAGNAFVVSLALADLVVAIYPYPLVLTAIFHDGWIAGYIHCQISGFLMGLSVIGSIFNITGIAINRYCYICHSLKYDKLFSNSNTMCYVVLVWALTILAIVPNWFVESLQYDPRVYSCTFAQSVSSLYTITVVVVHFILPIAIVTYCYLRIWILVIQVRRRVKPDSRPKIKPHDLRNFLTMFVVFVLFAVCWAPLNLIGLAVALDSRLGRAIPEWLFTASYFMAYFNSCLNAVVYGVLNHNFRKEYKRIVLIIFKFHC; this comes from the exons ATGCTGAATGGACCGACCTTCCGCGACCGCGACCCGATGCGACTCGTCGACCCGAGGCACCTCCCGCAACTGATGTCCTTGGAGGACCATGAGCCCACTATGGTGGAAGGGACCCTGGTGCCCCGCAACTCCACGCCGGCAGGGGAGGAGGGGACTCCGGGTCAGCAGCATCAGTCCTTCCCCTGGGTAGTGACCCTGCTGGCCGGCGTCCTGATCACGACCATCGTGGTGGATGTTATAGGGAACCTGCTGGTCATTGTGTCCGTGTTCAGGAACAGGAAACTCAGGAAAGCAG GAAACGCCTTTGTGGTGAGCCTGGCTCTTGCTGACTTGGTGGTCGCCATCTATCCCTACCCGCTGGTCCTGACTGCCATTTTCCACGATGGCTGGATCGCCGGCTACATCCACTGTCAGATCAGCGGCTTCCTCATGGGTCTCAGCGTCATTGGCTCCATCTTCAACATCACGGGCATCGCCATCAACCGCTACTGCTACATCTGTCACAGCCTTAAGTATGACAAACTGTTCTCCAACAGCAACACCATGTGCTACGTCGTGCTGGTCTGGGCGCTCACCATCCTCGCCATCGTGCCCAACTGGTTCGTGGAGTCGCTGCAGTATGACCCACGGGTGTACTCCTGCACCTTTGCCCAGTCGGTGAGCTCGCTGTACACTATCACGGTAGTGGTGGTTCACTTCATCCTGCCGATCGCCATCGTCACCTACTGTTACCTGCGTATCTGGATCCTAGTCATCCAGGTGAGGCGGAGGGTCAAGCCGGACTCGCGGCCAAAGATCAAGCCGCACGACCTCCGCAACTTCctcaccatgttcgtcgtgttcgtGCTCTTCGCTGTCTGTTGGGCACCGCTGAACCTAATCGGACTGGCGGTGGCGTTGGACTCTAGGCTGGGTCGGGCGATACCGGAGTGGCTGTTCACGGCCAGCTACTTCATGGCGTACTTCAACAGCTGCCTCAACGCTGTCGTCTACGGCGTCCTGAACCACAACTTCAGGAAGGAGTACAAGAGGATCGTCCTGATCATCTTCAAGTTTCACTGCTGA